One window from the genome of Antricoccus suffuscus encodes:
- a CDS encoding acyl-CoA dehydrogenase family protein produces MNFEIPADTRDIADGLISFIDRFVVPLENAHSDLLATERTRTDERGILVPAVRDLQRTVRKASADAGFYTLFGDPSLGGGGLGEGALAHIQERLNHTYGPPRTLIHEVVIPSVFTNGATPLLLELQPHLRDRHIAAIVSGESTLCFGLSEAGAGSDPQRMRTTAVKDGDEWVINGSKQWITNAAYADFCILFAITDPEAARARRGGITAFFVDTRSEGFECTGIIPLLGQAGSNVGIVSIDELRVPDDHIIGTPNRGLTLALLGISKGRLSMSGMCVGLAQWALDLSLDYAQQRETFDVPIAQHQMIQAKLAEMAIDIYAAKSAVARTAWMVESGQPTRKETSIVKALTTEMLGRVTDSAIQIHGAMGLTNELRIEEAWRLARIVRIPDGTAEIQRRAIALQLLRGDAAL; encoded by the coding sequence GTGAACTTCGAAATACCCGCTGATACACGAGATATCGCCGACGGTCTGATCAGCTTTATCGATCGATTTGTCGTGCCACTGGAAAACGCACACTCCGACCTACTAGCTACCGAACGCACCCGCACCGACGAGCGCGGAATTCTCGTTCCCGCGGTGCGAGATCTCCAAAGGACGGTGCGCAAAGCCTCCGCCGATGCTGGGTTCTATACTCTGTTCGGCGACCCCTCTCTCGGTGGTGGCGGACTCGGCGAAGGTGCGCTCGCGCATATCCAGGAGCGCCTGAATCACACCTACGGTCCGCCCCGAACACTGATCCACGAGGTCGTCATCCCGTCGGTGTTCACCAACGGCGCGACCCCCCTGCTCCTCGAACTGCAGCCCCATCTGCGCGATCGGCACATCGCAGCGATCGTTTCCGGAGAGTCCACCTTGTGTTTTGGGCTGTCCGAGGCCGGCGCGGGTTCGGACCCGCAGCGCATGAGAACGACCGCCGTCAAGGACGGCGACGAGTGGGTCATCAATGGCTCGAAGCAATGGATCACGAACGCTGCCTACGCCGACTTCTGTATCCTGTTCGCGATAACGGATCCCGAGGCCGCACGGGCGCGACGCGGCGGAATCACAGCATTCTTCGTCGACACCCGATCGGAAGGCTTCGAATGCACCGGCATCATCCCGCTGCTAGGGCAAGCGGGTTCGAACGTGGGAATAGTCAGCATCGACGAACTCCGGGTCCCTGACGACCACATAATCGGTACGCCCAATCGCGGACTAACCCTTGCATTGCTAGGAATAAGCAAGGGACGGCTGTCGATGTCTGGGATGTGCGTCGGGCTCGCACAGTGGGCACTCGACCTCTCGCTCGATTATGCGCAGCAGCGCGAAACGTTCGACGTACCGATCGCCCAGCATCAGATGATTCAAGCCAAGCTTGCAGAAATGGCAATCGACATCTACGCCGCCAAATCCGCCGTCGCCCGGACAGCATGGATGGTCGAATCGGGACAGCCGACCCGTAAGGAGACCTCCATCGTCAAGGCACTCACGACGGAAATGCTTGGCCGGGTCACCGATTCAGCCATTCAGATACATGGGGCGATGGGGCTTACCAACGAACTGCGGATCGAAGAGGCCTGGCGGCTTGCCCGCATCGTGCGCATACCGGACGGAACTGCCGAGATTCAACGACGAGCAATTGCACTGCAACTGCTCCGAGGAGACGCGGCGCTATAG
- a CDS encoding acetate--CoA ligase family protein, with the protein MTLGTNGNRQGASDAVRASLRHLLYPGSVAVVGASNDPLKMSGRPLDYLKRFGFRGPVYPINPTRTEVQGIPAIARIAGIPGPVDLAMIVLPAEAVPDAIRECAAIGIDTAIVAASGFSETGTDLGRLTEQRLRAAIRESEMTVLGPNCLGMISTRDRVTATFTSALDDLDELRYGPTAFVSQSGAFGSFIFNAGTRHGIGWSHYIATGNELELSTGEILTALAHSDDVQILLTYLEGVSNGSELISAFTTARELDKPIIAVKSGRSLVGARAAATHTASLSGSDQIFDGVVRELGVVRVNGVEEMLDAAKIFGTGARPAGRRVTSFSISGGCGVVMADAVAELGLTMAEWEDEWSERLAAIEPRPASVHNPVDLGAQMYLNPPMLEAGMRIALEHPGTDHIAVLLGCGESVADALIESITRVHADADKLIIVVWTGGSGRSQQILDERGIPCFSDPHRAAAALARLCDYSQWRSAPPPTRPDGIDQVGVAAIIDKAVARGRTQLSEWESSQIISMYGIPTAAARKAKNAEDAASAAAAFDGPFAIKLVSHQLVHKSDIGAVELNVAADEVQDSARRVLALGEEHGLSDVAVLLQPMVHGDVELIVGFTNDPSFGPSVVVGSGGVLVESVQDSCAALAPISGEYAESMIRSLKVAAALTPGRGRPGADLPALGDLVSRLSWLANDFGDRLADVDINPVLVDTSSGRTCAVDALAILAPSDDAPARRSSEREV; encoded by the coding sequence GTGACGCTGGGGACGAATGGCAATCGACAGGGCGCGTCCGACGCGGTGCGAGCAAGTCTTCGCCATCTGCTGTACCCAGGCTCGGTGGCGGTGGTCGGAGCGTCAAATGATCCGCTAAAGATGTCTGGTCGCCCGCTGGACTACCTGAAACGCTTCGGATTTCGCGGTCCGGTGTATCCGATCAACCCAACGCGCACCGAAGTTCAGGGCATCCCCGCTATCGCGCGTATCGCGGGCATCCCCGGCCCCGTTGATCTGGCGATGATTGTGCTCCCGGCCGAAGCCGTTCCTGATGCGATTCGAGAATGTGCGGCAATCGGCATCGACACGGCGATCGTCGCGGCGAGCGGCTTTTCTGAAACCGGCACCGACCTAGGACGACTCACCGAGCAGCGGCTTCGGGCAGCGATTCGGGAGAGCGAGATGACCGTCCTCGGCCCCAACTGCCTTGGCATGATCAGCACCCGAGACCGCGTGACAGCCACATTCACCTCTGCCCTAGATGACCTCGACGAACTCCGGTACGGTCCCACGGCGTTCGTCAGCCAAAGTGGAGCGTTTGGAAGCTTCATTTTTAACGCCGGAACGCGCCATGGCATCGGCTGGAGTCATTACATCGCTACTGGAAATGAGCTCGAGCTTAGTACCGGCGAGATCCTGACAGCACTCGCTCACAGCGACGACGTGCAGATCCTGCTGACCTACCTCGAAGGCGTTTCGAATGGCTCCGAGCTCATCAGCGCGTTCACGACAGCGCGCGAACTCGACAAGCCGATCATCGCGGTCAAGTCGGGCCGATCGCTCGTGGGAGCACGTGCGGCGGCCACGCATACGGCATCGTTGTCTGGCTCGGATCAGATCTTCGACGGGGTCGTTCGTGAACTCGGCGTCGTGCGGGTGAACGGTGTCGAGGAAATGCTCGATGCCGCGAAGATATTCGGCACCGGCGCGCGACCTGCCGGGCGGCGCGTCACCAGTTTCTCGATCTCTGGCGGTTGCGGAGTAGTGATGGCCGATGCAGTAGCCGAACTCGGCCTCACAATGGCCGAGTGGGAGGACGAGTGGTCGGAGCGTCTGGCGGCAATCGAACCCAGACCGGCGTCGGTGCACAATCCCGTCGATCTGGGCGCTCAGATGTACCTGAATCCTCCGATGCTCGAAGCCGGCATGAGAATTGCGCTGGAGCATCCCGGGACTGACCACATTGCTGTCCTACTCGGATGCGGCGAATCGGTCGCGGACGCGCTGATCGAGTCAATCACCCGCGTGCACGCCGATGCGGACAAACTCATCATCGTGGTCTGGACTGGAGGATCTGGACGATCACAACAAATTCTCGACGAACGCGGAATTCCGTGCTTTAGCGATCCGCATCGAGCAGCTGCCGCGCTTGCCCGTCTATGTGACTATTCACAGTGGCGTAGCGCGCCACCACCAACTCGGCCGGACGGGATCGATCAGGTTGGTGTCGCGGCAATTATCGACAAGGCAGTGGCACGGGGGCGCACCCAGCTCAGCGAATGGGAATCCAGCCAGATCATCTCGATGTACGGCATCCCGACTGCGGCAGCTAGAAAGGCTAAGAACGCGGAGGATGCGGCATCGGCAGCGGCCGCGTTTGATGGACCGTTCGCGATCAAGCTGGTTTCGCATCAGCTCGTGCACAAGTCCGACATCGGGGCGGTCGAACTCAACGTGGCCGCCGATGAGGTTCAGGACTCGGCGCGACGGGTGCTGGCGCTCGGCGAGGAACACGGACTGTCAGACGTCGCGGTGCTACTGCAGCCGATGGTGCACGGAGATGTCGAGCTGATCGTCGGGTTCACCAACGACCCGAGTTTCGGACCATCCGTGGTCGTCGGTAGTGGTGGAGTGCTGGTCGAATCAGTGCAAGACAGCTGTGCGGCGCTCGCCCCCATCAGCGGCGAGTACGCCGAATCAATGATTCGCTCACTGAAGGTCGCCGCGGCACTCACCCCGGGACGCGGACGACCTGGCGCTGATCTTCCGGCCTTGGGAGACCTGGTGAGTCGTCTCTCGTGGCTGGCAAACGATTTTGGCGATCGACTGGCCGATGTCGACATCAATCCTGTCCTCGTCGATACCTCCAGCGGCCGAACCTGCGCGGTTGACGCGCTGGCGATTCTCGCGCCGTCCGATGACGCACCCGCCCGCAGATCTAGTGAAAGGGAAGTATGA
- a CDS encoding urease subunit alpha: MSPISHREYVQLYGPTVGDQVRLGDTDLWIQVEQDLTIGGNESVFGGGKSIRESMGQGLTTRDQGALDLVITNVVVLDHWGIVRGDVGVRDGRIVAVGKSGNPDVMDGVHPDMHIGPSTDVIAGEGRILTAGAIDTHVHFLSEIEMHEALATGTTTVAGGGTGPTEGSKATTVTPGEWSLTMMHRALDHLPLNVILFGKGSTVSDEALRQEALAGAGGYKVHEDWGATPAAIDTALRAADEFGLQVALHADSLNETGYVQHTLDAIAGRGIHVFHSEGAGGGHAPDIIVVASEPNVLPASTNPTLPHTVNTVAEHLDMLLVVHHLNPRVPEDLAFAESRIRSTTIAAEDILQDIGALSITSSDAQAMGRIGELVCRTWQVAHVMKARRGSLDSSLPADNERARRYVAKYTICPAVAHGIDHEVGSVEPGKLADLVLWDPAFFGIRPSAVIKGGAIVFAPLGDPNGAVPMPQPVLLRPALPGSVGSAPHLSTSFVSPMAIEDGLAGRLGLTRRLTAVRPTRDLTKADMPNNTALPQIEVDPETFAISIDGETVNPDPVDTVPLAQRYTLF, encoded by the coding sequence ATGAGCCCGATTTCGCATCGCGAATATGTCCAACTGTACGGTCCGACGGTCGGCGACCAGGTCAGGCTCGGGGATACCGACCTGTGGATCCAGGTCGAGCAGGACCTGACTATCGGCGGCAACGAGTCCGTCTTCGGTGGCGGAAAGAGCATCCGCGAGTCGATGGGGCAGGGCCTGACGACCCGCGACCAAGGCGCGCTTGACCTGGTCATCACCAACGTGGTGGTACTGGATCACTGGGGCATCGTGCGCGGGGACGTGGGTGTTCGGGACGGCCGGATCGTTGCCGTCGGCAAGTCCGGCAACCCCGACGTGATGGACGGCGTACACCCCGATATGCACATCGGGCCCAGCACCGACGTCATCGCCGGAGAGGGTCGGATTCTCACCGCTGGCGCGATCGACACGCACGTCCACTTCCTCAGCGAGATCGAGATGCATGAGGCATTGGCGACCGGTACGACGACGGTGGCCGGCGGCGGCACCGGGCCGACGGAGGGCTCGAAGGCGACCACAGTGACGCCCGGAGAGTGGTCCCTGACGATGATGCACCGGGCGCTGGATCACCTCCCGTTGAACGTCATTTTGTTCGGCAAGGGAAGCACGGTCAGCGACGAGGCGCTCCGGCAAGAGGCACTGGCCGGGGCTGGCGGCTACAAGGTGCACGAGGACTGGGGCGCAACTCCTGCGGCTATTGACACGGCGCTGCGGGCGGCCGATGAATTCGGACTGCAAGTGGCGCTGCACGCCGACAGCCTCAACGAGACTGGCTACGTGCAGCACACGCTCGATGCGATCGCCGGCCGCGGGATCCACGTCTTCCATTCGGAGGGCGCGGGCGGCGGGCACGCGCCGGACATCATCGTCGTCGCCAGCGAGCCGAATGTGCTACCCGCCTCGACGAACCCTACGTTGCCGCACACGGTCAACACCGTGGCCGAGCACTTGGACATGCTGCTCGTCGTACATCATCTCAATCCCCGCGTCCCGGAAGATCTCGCCTTTGCCGAGTCCCGGATCCGGTCGACGACGATCGCCGCCGAGGACATCCTGCAGGACATCGGCGCGCTGTCGATCACGTCCTCGGACGCCCAGGCCATGGGTCGGATCGGTGAGCTGGTCTGCCGGACCTGGCAGGTCGCGCACGTGATGAAGGCGCGCCGCGGATCGCTCGATTCCAGCCTGCCGGCCGATAACGAGCGGGCCCGCAGGTACGTCGCGAAATACACGATCTGTCCCGCGGTAGCACACGGCATCGACCACGAGGTCGGCTCGGTCGAACCGGGCAAGCTGGCCGACCTGGTGCTGTGGGATCCGGCGTTCTTCGGCATTCGCCCGTCCGCGGTGATCAAGGGCGGCGCTATCGTTTTCGCGCCACTCGGTGATCCCAACGGGGCGGTGCCCATGCCGCAGCCGGTGCTGCTGCGACCGGCATTGCCCGGTTCGGTGGGGTCGGCGCCGCACCTGTCAACGAGTTTCGTCTCTCCGATGGCCATCGAGGACGGCCTGGCCGGCCGGCTCGGGCTGACTAGGCGGCTCACCGCCGTACGGCCCACCCGCGACCTGACCAAGGCCGACATGCCCAACAACACCGCGCTGCCGCAGATCGAGGTCGACCCCGAGACGTTCGCGATCAGCATCGACGGCGAGACGGTGAATCCCGATCCGGTCGACACCGTGCCGCTGGCTCAGCGCTACACGCTGTTTTGA
- the ureB gene encoding urease subunit beta: MIPGEVRSSDEPLELNTEHEHRSLVIVNAGDRPIQIGSHLHLPDANPALSFDREQCQGFRLAVPAGTSVRFEPGVSRTVDLVALGGRGLVPGLQVRGRNLATYQREPKPVVPFGTPGTTVSDPSRASTVRARLSDERPHNDPDATAPADHDPDHGRSS; encoded by the coding sequence ATGATCCCGGGAGAGGTGCGCTCCAGCGACGAGCCACTCGAGTTGAACACCGAACATGAGCACCGCTCACTGGTCATCGTCAATGCCGGTGACCGCCCGATCCAAATCGGCTCACACCTGCACCTGCCGGACGCGAACCCGGCGTTGAGCTTCGACCGTGAACAATGTCAGGGTTTCCGGCTTGCTGTTCCGGCCGGTACGTCGGTGCGCTTCGAGCCAGGTGTCAGCCGGACCGTCGACCTAGTCGCCCTAGGCGGGCGCGGTCTGGTGCCGGGCTTGCAGGTGCGCGGCCGTAACCTGGCGACGTATCAACGTGAACCCAAGCCGGTGGTGCCGTTCGGCACGCCCGGTACGACGGTCAGCGACCCGTCGCGAGCATCGACCGTGCGCGCCCGGCTCAGCGATGAACGCCCACATAATGACCCGGACGCCACGGCGCCCGCCGACCACGACCCCGACCACGGGAGATCGTCATGA
- a CDS encoding urease subunit gamma codes for MYLTPSDTEKLLLSVAGMVARDRRERGVVLNYPEAVALLSCWVLERAREGARVADLMNDGRRVLSRAEVMEGVPEMISDVQVEATFPDGRKLVTITAPIQ; via the coding sequence ATGTACCTGACCCCTTCCGACACTGAAAAATTGCTGCTGAGTGTCGCCGGTATGGTCGCACGGGATCGGCGAGAGCGCGGCGTTGTACTGAACTATCCCGAGGCAGTCGCCTTGCTGTCGTGCTGGGTGCTCGAACGCGCCCGCGAAGGTGCACGGGTCGCCGACCTGATGAACGATGGCCGGCGCGTACTCAGCCGTGCCGAAGTCATGGAAGGAGTGCCGGAGATGATTTCCGACGTCCAGGTAGAGGCCACCTTCCCGGATGGGCGCAAGCTCGTCACGATCACGGCGCCGATCCAATGA
- a CDS encoding LysR substrate-binding domain-containing protein: protein MELRHLRYFLAVAEELHFNRAAQRLQIQQPPLSQQIRQLETELGVDLFVRTTRSVRLTEAGRTFMEHAYEAIEVVERARKAAVMAAQGLTGKLRVGFTGSATYALLPLVAKRFKEAYPNAALEARGELITSAQVAALLSRQLDVAFGRLLAPVPELELRVVRRERLEVALPADHPLTACESVRVADLADQNFVTLPGRWGSTTYELTIRACADAGFSPHVLQEVSQTSTVIGLVAAGFGVALVPESCRHINVTGAVYRPIAGEAPRSDVVMAWRRNNEMPLLRQFLALFDHEI from the coding sequence ATGGAGCTGCGTCATCTTCGCTACTTCCTGGCTGTAGCCGAGGAACTACATTTCAACCGTGCCGCGCAACGCCTGCAAATCCAGCAGCCGCCGTTGAGTCAGCAGATCCGCCAGCTTGAGACCGAGCTCGGTGTGGATCTTTTTGTGCGTACGACGCGAAGCGTCCGGCTTACTGAGGCGGGCAGGACATTCATGGAACATGCGTATGAGGCGATTGAGGTAGTCGAGCGGGCTCGTAAGGCGGCGGTGATGGCGGCGCAGGGTCTGACCGGGAAGCTTCGAGTCGGGTTTACGGGATCGGCGACGTACGCGCTGCTCCCGTTGGTCGCCAAGAGGTTCAAGGAGGCCTACCCGAACGCCGCGTTGGAGGCGCGGGGTGAACTGATCACCTCCGCGCAGGTGGCCGCGCTACTGTCCCGGCAGCTCGACGTCGCGTTTGGCCGACTCCTCGCCCCGGTCCCGGAGTTGGAGTTGCGTGTGGTCCGCCGCGAGCGGCTCGAAGTCGCGCTTCCGGCAGATCATCCACTCACGGCTTGCGAGTCCGTCCGGGTCGCGGACCTGGCCGATCAGAATTTCGTCACGTTGCCGGGCAGGTGGGGGTCGACGACGTATGAGCTGACCATCCGAGCATGTGCCGACGCCGGCTTCTCGCCGCACGTCCTTCAGGAGGTATCGCAGACGTCCACGGTGATTGGACTGGTGGCGGCCGGCTTCGGGGTGGCGCTCGTACCGGAGTCGTGTCGGCATATCAATGTGACCGGTGCCGTGTACCGGCCGATCGCCGGTGAGGCGCCACGCAGTGACGTGGTGATGGCGTGGCGCCGGAACAATGAGATGCCGCTGCTCCGGCAGTTTCTCGCGCTTTTCGACCACGAAATCTAG
- a CDS encoding LysR family transcriptional regulator yields the protein MELRHLVAFVAVAEELSFRKAAERLQVSQPPLSQQIKRLERDVGARLLDRDTRRVELTAAGSAFLIEANRALDAARAAKMRARQAAQGDIGSIDLGFNGPGNSHALIHLTQRVRTRLPGVAIELVGPYYSGEIVDLLRRRRIDCGFVRLPIDLHDLQVLEVARDQLYLAVPADHRLANRDEVSIEDIADEAVVSVPHDRGSAAAVAIDNAYLAHGVTARLKRIAPDMHTLMLLVASGVGSGFILGTAAHLMLPGVKLIRVPDIPPIPLLIAWHAENTNPTLARVIDLIDGSIGTPLQTDPASLSYQSE from the coding sequence GTGGAACTTCGCCACCTCGTGGCCTTCGTGGCAGTTGCCGAGGAACTAAGCTTTCGCAAAGCCGCTGAGCGGCTCCAGGTCTCACAACCACCGCTTTCCCAACAGATCAAACGACTGGAGAGGGATGTCGGCGCGCGCCTGTTGGATCGCGACACTCGTCGGGTCGAACTTACCGCCGCCGGCAGCGCATTCCTGATCGAGGCCAACCGCGCTCTCGACGCGGCGCGGGCGGCGAAGATGCGCGCGCGCCAAGCCGCTCAAGGCGATATCGGATCCATCGATCTCGGGTTCAACGGCCCCGGCAACTCGCACGCGCTCATCCACCTCACGCAGCGGGTACGTACGCGCCTACCCGGTGTTGCCATCGAACTGGTTGGGCCGTACTACAGCGGCGAGATCGTCGACCTTCTGCGCCGTCGCCGCATCGATTGCGGCTTTGTTCGACTGCCGATCGACCTTCACGACTTGCAAGTCCTCGAAGTGGCCCGAGACCAGCTGTATCTCGCCGTCCCGGCGGATCATCGACTTGCCAATCGCGACGAGGTGTCGATCGAAGATATCGCCGACGAAGCTGTTGTGAGCGTGCCGCACGATCGGGGGTCGGCCGCGGCAGTCGCGATCGACAACGCCTACCTCGCGCACGGAGTGACGGCGCGCCTCAAACGGATCGCTCCAGACATGCACACTCTCATGTTGCTCGTCGCATCGGGCGTCGGGTCCGGTTTCATCCTCGGCACTGCCGCACACCTCATGCTTCCTGGTGTCAAACTGATACGGGTACCCGACATCCCGCCTATTCCGCTGCTTATCGCCTGGCACGCTGAAAACACCAACCCAACGCTCGCACGTGTGATCGACCTGATCGACGGGTCAATCGGAACCCCGCTCCAGACCGATCCCGCTTCGCTGAGCTATCAATCGGAATGA
- a CDS encoding urease accessory protein UreF, with product MYAGIGALLLADGRLPTGGYAHSGGLEPALAAGLDLGDVPAYMRARLQTVGLVDASAAVLARRSDGLADLQAALLARIPSEPLRAASTSLGRGLTRLARRLWPEHHATHMLEALPSAPLRPIALGAIGAILELEERQIARISLYDDAQTVAAAALKLLPVDPADAARWVLESAPIVEESVLLAVATSRPQQLPALTAPLIEQWSLDHSARTRRIFVA from the coding sequence ATGTACGCCGGGATCGGGGCGCTGCTGCTTGCCGACGGTCGCCTGCCCACCGGCGGTTACGCACACTCCGGCGGCCTTGAGCCGGCATTAGCCGCGGGACTCGACCTCGGTGACGTGCCGGCGTACATGCGGGCACGCCTGCAGACCGTTGGGCTGGTCGACGCTTCCGCCGCCGTACTCGCGCGACGCTCGGACGGTCTGGCGGACCTCCAGGCGGCACTGCTCGCCCGCATCCCCAGCGAGCCGCTGCGGGCCGCCTCGACCTCGCTCGGTCGCGGGCTGACTCGGCTGGCGCGACGGTTGTGGCCAGAACACCACGCCACTCACATGCTCGAGGCGCTTCCATCCGCGCCGCTGAGGCCGATTGCGCTCGGCGCGATCGGTGCCATTCTCGAGCTTGAGGAGCGGCAGATCGCCCGGATCAGCCTGTACGACGACGCGCAGACCGTGGCCGCGGCGGCGCTCAAACTGCTGCCGGTCGATCCCGCTGATGCCGCCCGTTGGGTGCTCGAATCCGCGCCGATTGTCGAGGAATCGGTCTTGCTGGCCGTCGCCACCAGCAGGCCGCAGCAGCTGCCGGCGCTCACCGCGCCGTTGATCGAACAATGGTCGTTGGACCATTCCGCCCGCACAAGGAGGATCTTCGTTGCCTGA
- a CDS encoding acyl-CoA dehydrogenase family protein, which yields MTTNATTLTVEQLELRERAIELGRTEFAPYAAQWDETATYPERSLAVLKEHGFIGMCVSEEYGGQGKGVLEASLAIEGVAHGCMATAMMLQGNLNGPSRVIAEIGTPQQRAKYLPGVADGSHSFAIAMTEPQAGSDGLALQTTLTPVDGGFQLSGEKSHITSGDHSDTILVFCRAPGTVGPRGIGAVLVEKDDPGFEVVSIEKKMGSRGINETVLRFSDIFIDNDDVVLAPDPESNNGAAFLVKQFNPERCGNAAMTLGVAQSAFEYAVEYAKNREQFGRPIAEFQGMQWRIADMAVSLDAARLMLWRAAGSDVDGFPPIRETAMAKLLCNETAIKVCNEAIGMLGHKGYLTEHPLERNFRDVRGMAIAGGSVDILRNMIGAEVTGMRISQRRAS from the coding sequence ATGACCACCAACGCAACGACGCTCACCGTAGAACAACTCGAGTTGCGCGAGCGGGCTATTGAGCTCGGGCGTACCGAGTTCGCGCCGTACGCCGCGCAATGGGATGAGACTGCGACCTACCCCGAACGTTCCCTGGCCGTGCTCAAAGAACACGGGTTTATCGGAATGTGCGTATCGGAAGAGTACGGCGGCCAAGGTAAGGGCGTGCTTGAAGCAAGTCTGGCGATCGAGGGAGTCGCGCACGGGTGCATGGCCACGGCGATGATGCTGCAAGGGAATCTCAACGGACCGTCCCGAGTGATCGCCGAGATCGGCACGCCGCAGCAACGCGCGAAGTACCTACCCGGAGTAGCCGACGGATCTCACTCATTCGCTATCGCCATGACCGAGCCGCAAGCCGGTTCTGACGGTCTCGCGCTACAGACGACGCTGACGCCGGTCGACGGAGGTTTTCAACTCTCCGGCGAGAAGTCGCATATCACCAGCGGCGACCACTCTGACACGATCCTGGTCTTCTGTCGCGCTCCCGGCACCGTGGGGCCACGCGGAATCGGCGCGGTTCTCGTTGAGAAAGACGACCCAGGTTTCGAGGTAGTTTCCATCGAGAAGAAGATGGGAAGCCGAGGCATCAACGAGACCGTGCTGCGATTCAGCGACATCTTCATCGACAACGATGACGTCGTTCTGGCGCCAGACCCAGAATCCAACAACGGCGCCGCCTTCCTGGTCAAGCAGTTCAATCCGGAGAGGTGCGGCAATGCCGCAATGACGCTCGGCGTCGCCCAATCGGCCTTCGAGTACGCCGTCGAGTATGCAAAGAACCGCGAGCAATTCGGTCGACCCATTGCCGAGTTCCAGGGAATGCAATGGCGGATTGCCGATATGGCGGTCTCGCTCGATGCCGCAAGATTGATGCTGTGGCGCGCAGCGGGATCGGACGTCGACGGGTTTCCGCCGATTCGAGAAACCGCTATGGCAAAACTGCTCTGTAACGAAACGGCCATCAAGGTCTGCAACGAAGCAATCGGCATGCTCGGTCACAAGGGATACCTCACCGAGCATCCCCTCGAGCGGAACTTCCGCGACGTGCGGGGAATGGCGATCGCGGGCGGGTCCGTCGACATTCTTCGCAACATGATCGGTGCCGAGGTCACCGGTATGCGGATTAGCCAGCGGCGGGCGTCATAA